A window of the Fuscovulum sp. genome harbors these coding sequences:
- a CDS encoding site-specific integrase has translation MSQMLEARLAGSQDTIATCPFQSASQIERLDARDAPYWHHLLVGRHIGIHRPDGRHCNWTARLLTQDRRYVQKCLGHALDLGRGCLSFTTAIEEAFSWFEEYAQRGEASKQAPRGRTDALCFRPIGNVYTVGHALYDYTAWSKIARSKGGHYNMITLTNHHLTQGVTHVPLEEFTAHHLQAIALQIIRTPPHHGFSKRQAMVDRDDLSPDELRRRKRTYNSIVGILKVAFSHAWDAGKIESDRSIRCLKRISVVHTPRLLFLNRDECRALISHCTPALRNLVLAALYSGCRVGELSNLRAEDVGHQVFGLRIAAFKRSPARFVFLPDEGMAFFLRMIEGKAPKDHVFRSDKGKVWQRQHTTLFRRAVREANLPPDFVFHGLRHTYASDLIRQGVPIEVVARQLGHADIRTVADTYGHIAEQFREEQIRTRFSALDDSELRAAHARASQLDVLWHQVRTHDWRSYAATENSHQRRPRSLVRTPREVLEAFEG, from the coding sequence ATGTCACAAATGCTCGAAGCTCGCTTGGCGGGATCGCAGGATACCATCGCGACCTGTCCTTTTCAGAGTGCGTCGCAGATCGAACGCCTCGATGCCCGCGATGCTCCCTATTGGCATCATCTACTCGTCGGGCGCCACATCGGCATCCACCGCCCGGATGGGCGGCACTGCAACTGGACGGCTCGGCTTCTCACGCAGGACAGGCGATATGTTCAAAAGTGCCTGGGCCATGCACTTGACCTAGGTCGAGGCTGCCTTTCCTTTACGACTGCAATCGAGGAAGCGTTTTCGTGGTTTGAGGAGTACGCCCAACGAGGCGAGGCGTCCAAGCAAGCCCCACGTGGACGAACTGATGCACTTTGCTTCAGACCCATCGGCAACGTCTACACGGTAGGCCACGCCCTCTACGACTACACTGCTTGGTCGAAGATCGCGCGTTCAAAGGGTGGTCACTACAACATGATTACCCTGACCAACCACCATCTCACTCAGGGCGTCACGCACGTGCCCTTAGAAGAGTTCACGGCCCACCATCTGCAGGCCATCGCCCTTCAGATCATTCGAACGCCACCACACCACGGCTTCTCGAAGCGACAAGCCATGGTTGATCGGGATGACCTGTCCCCGGATGAACTGCGCCGTCGGAAGAGAACCTACAATTCGATCGTAGGCATCCTCAAGGTGGCCTTTTCCCACGCATGGGACGCTGGCAAGATTGAATCGGACCGATCAATCCGATGCTTGAAGCGCATCTCGGTTGTTCACACGCCGCGCCTCCTATTCCTTAACCGGGATGAATGCCGCGCTTTGATCAGCCACTGCACGCCAGCTCTTCGGAACTTGGTTCTTGCCGCGTTGTACTCTGGGTGCCGGGTTGGCGAGTTGTCCAATCTCCGTGCTGAGGATGTTGGCCATCAGGTCTTTGGTCTACGGATCGCGGCCTTCAAACGAAGTCCAGCGCGCTTCGTCTTTCTTCCCGACGAAGGAATGGCGTTCTTCTTGCGCATGATCGAGGGCAAAGCACCAAAGGACCATGTGTTCCGATCAGATAAGGGTAAGGTCTGGCAGCGTCAGCATACCACCCTGTTTAGACGTGCTGTCCGGGAAGCAAACCTTCCCCCGGATTTCGTGTTCCATGGGTTGCGGCACACCTATGCAAGTGACCTCATTCGGCAAGGCGTTCCCATTGAGGTGGTGGCCCGTCAGCTCGGACACGCCGACATCCGGACGGTTGCGGATACCTATGGCCACATCGCCGAGCAGTTCCGCGAGGAGCAGATCAGAACCCGGTTCTCAGCGTTGGACGACAGTGAACTCCGCGCGGCACACGCACGGGCTAGCCAACTCGATGTGCTTTGGCATCAGGTCCGGACCCATGATTGGAGATCATATGCGGCCACTGAGAACAGCCACCAACGTCGCCCCAGGTCACTTGTCAGAACACCGCGTGAGGTCTTGGAAGCGTTTGAAGGTTAA
- a CDS encoding thermonuclease family protein: MFRLLKKLFSPSRTEQRYTAPPPQSEVIPFRPASNPMAHPPTSPTHLPSTRGQQEVLKGRCWVIDGDTIVINKIHIRLAGIDAPEMDQPFGKVAKSALVRLCKGQVVTAHTDGSFSHERTVAVCMLEDGRDLSAEMVKAGLALDWKKYSNGRYSSFEAPDLRRKLWRVDARQKGKIPPKQWAD, translated from the coding sequence ATGTTCCGTCTTCTCAAGAAACTCTTCTCTCCATCCCGAACTGAGCAGCGCTACACCGCGCCACCGCCGCAGTCGGAGGTCATCCCGTTCCGTCCTGCCAGTAACCCGATGGCCCATCCGCCAACGAGCCCGACGCACCTGCCGTCCACCCGCGGCCAACAGGAAGTCCTCAAAGGAAGGTGCTGGGTCATTGATGGCGACACGATCGTGATCAATAAGATCCATATTCGCCTCGCCGGGATAGATGCGCCCGAAATGGATCAACCATTCGGCAAAGTTGCCAAGAGCGCTCTTGTCCGCCTTTGCAAAGGTCAGGTCGTAACGGCCCACACGGATGGAAGCTTCTCCCATGAACGTACCGTGGCTGTCTGTATGCTGGAAGACGGACGTGACCTCTCGGCTGAAATGGTGAAGGCTGGTCTCGCCCTTGATTGGAAGAAGTATTCCAACGGGCGGTACAGCTCCTTTGAGGCCCCAGACCTGCGGCGCAAACTATGGCGCGTCGATGCGAGGCAAAAGGGGAAAATACCGCCTAAGCAGTGGGCGGACTAA
- a CDS encoding helix-turn-helix transcriptional regulator: MKFGPHIREAREAKGFGLRELARLIEVEPAYLSKIEREIFAPPSEALIVKIAGHLGEDPDRLLALAGKIPSDVKDAIIQSEGQLAKLVREWAKDKGGK; this comes from the coding sequence ATGAAGTTCGGTCCCCATATCCGTGAAGCACGTGAAGCCAAGGGCTTTGGTCTGCGCGAGCTCGCGCGTCTCATCGAGGTCGAGCCGGCGTACCTCTCAAAGATCGAACGCGAGATATTCGCGCCGCCGTCTGAGGCGCTCATCGTTAAGATCGCGGGGCATCTGGGGGAAGATCCGGATCGGCTCCTGGCGCTGGCCGGGAAGATACCGTCAGACGTAAAAGACGCGATCATCCAAAGCGAGGGGCAGCTGGCCAAGTTGGTCAGGGAATGGGCGAAGGATAAGGGCGGGAAGTGA